One Arachis duranensis cultivar V14167 unplaced genomic scaffold, aradu.V14167.gnm2.J7QH unplaced_Scaffold_232525, whole genome shotgun sequence DNA segment encodes these proteins:
- the LOC107461952 gene encoding autophagy-related protein 8C-like, with product MAKSSFKMEHPIERRQAEASRIREKYPDRIPVIVERAEKSDVPEIDKKKCIEFLIFFCSLSIALIFLECQFVYVVRKRIKLSPEKAIFIFVKNVLPPTAAMMSAIYEENKDEDGFLYMTYSGENTFGVLI from the exons ATGGCTAAGAGTTCATTCAAGATGGAACACCCTATTG AAAGGAGACAGGCTGAAGCATCACGCATTAGGGAAAAGTATCCTGATAGAATTCCA GTGATTGTTGAAAGAGCTGAGAAGAGTGATGTTCCTGAGATTGACAAGAAAAA ATGCATTGAATTCTTGATATTCTTTTGCTCTTtgtcaattgcactaatcttctTAGAATGTCAGTTCGTGTATGTGGTACGAAAGAGAATCAAACTCAGTCCTGAGAAGGCCATCTTCATTTTTGTCAAGAACGTTTTACCTCCAACAG CGGCTATGATGTCTGCAATATACGAGGAAAATAAGGATGAAGATGGATTCCTGTATATGACGTACAGCGGGGAGAACACATTTGGGGTGCTGATATGA
- the LOC127744107 gene encoding uncharacterized mitochondrial protein AtMg00810-like, with protein sequence MKVPQGLEAPPNTVCKLKKSLYGLKQASRQWNNKLKSVLLENGYHQSKSDHSLFTKSQASGFTALLIYVDDVVLAGNDLVEIDSIKALLNACFKIKDIGDLKFFLGMEVARSKQGVALYQRKYALDLLRKAGFEDCKPISTPMDYNGKLTKDVGSSLPDNAEYRKLIGKLLYLTNTRPDISFAVGKLSQFLDKPTDFHLRAAHRILRYIKSAPAKGLFFPSQSDLRVTGFSDSDWAACSDSRRSITAYCFYIGNSIVSWKSKKQTTVASSSAEAEYRALASATCETIWIKKIFSDIGLDYTEPINLYCDSQAAIHIATNPVFHERTKHIEVDCHVVRDKILEKLIHLMPISTHEQIADLLTKPLAPGTFSTLVGKLGLQDICCPNLREGVT encoded by the coding sequence ATGAAAGTGCCCCAAGGATTAGAGGCTCCCCCTAACACGGTCTGCAAACTGAAGAAGTCACTGTATGGCCTCAAACAAGCGAGCCGACAATGGAATAACAAGTTGAAATCAGTCTTGCTCGAGAACGGCTACCATCAGTCCAAGTCAGATCATAGTCTCTTTACAAAATCACAAGCCAGTGGTTTCACAGCTCTCTTAATCTATGTAGATGATGTGGTTCTAGCTGGAAATGATCTAGTTGAGATTGACTCCATTAAAGCACTACTAAATGCTTGTTTCAAAATTAAAGACATTGGTGacctgaaattttttttgggaaTGGAAGTTGCTCGAAGCAAACAGGGAGTTGCATTATACCAAAGGAAGTATGCTTTGGACTTGCTAAGAAAAGCTGGTTTTGAGGACTGCAAACCTATCTCAACTCCTATGGATTACAATGGCAAGTTGACAAAAGATGTGGGGAGTTCCTTACCTGATAATGCTGAATACAGAAAACTGATTGGTAAACTGCTGTACTTGACAAACACCAGACCTGACATTAGCTTTGCAGTCGGAAAATTGAGTCAATTTCTGGACAAACCTACTGATTTTCATCTTAGGGCTGCTCATCGTATCTTAAGGTACATTAAATCTGCACCAGCAAAGggccttttctttccttctcagtCTGATTTGCGTGTTACAGGCTTTAGCGATTCGGATTGGGCTGCTTGCTCGGACTCGAGAAGGTCTATAACTGCATATTGCTTTTACATTGGAAACTCAATTGTCTCTTGGAAAAGCAAGAAACAAACAACAGTGGCATCATCATCAGCGGAAGCAGAGTATAGAGCTCTCGCATCAGCAACCTGTGAAACAATATGGATTAAAAAGATATTCAGCGACATAGGATTGGACTACACTGAGCCTATCAATTTGTACTGCGATAGCCAAGCTGCCATTCACATAGCAACCAACCCCGTGTTCCATGAGAGGACCAAACATATAGAGGTAGATTGTCATGTGGTTAGAGACAAAATACTAGAGAAATTAATCCACTTGATGCCTATATCAACACATGAACAGATTGCAGATTTGTTGACAAAACCTTTAGCCCCAGGAACCTTTTCTACACTTGTTGGCAAGTTAGGACTCCAAGACATTTGCTGTCCTAACTTGAGGGAAGGTGTTACCTAA
- the LOC127744106 gene encoding 2-alkenal reductase (NADP(+)-dependent)-like — protein MAVENREWYLACYAPHGVPNFNHLKLRTVSLSLEPHSIPDGHVAIETLLLSIDPYLRTTFTGPHNLDGLYFPQFQLNEVIRGVGIGRVKVSKDSKYKEGDIVLVFGDLPFAEYSVISSTNIFTKIDAASDGISLPDYLSCLGVPGFAAWVSIEVLGKAKEGSNVFISAASGGVGMIAGQLAKLRGCRVIGTTGSDEKVKLMKEEFGYDDGFNYNKEADFDAALSKYFPDGIDVYVDNVGGKMLEAVLNHVNKHARIPLCGMISQYNKVWTERDGVRNLLNMVGKEVRMEGFMIGSHFNRFDDFAKEMKKYIKEGKVKAKHKINIGIESVLDSLNSLFTSSNVGKVIIQFNAQ, from the exons ATGGCTGTAGAAAATAGAGAATGGTACTTGGCATGTTATGCTCCTCACGGTGTTCCAAATTTCAATCATCTGAAACTCCGAACGGTGAGTCTCTCACTGGAACCTCATTCAATACCTGATGGCCATGTTGCCATTGAAACGCTGCTACTCTCCATAGACCCTTATTTACGCACCACATTCACTGGCCCTCACAACCTCGATGGCCTTTACTTTCCTCAGTTTCAGCTCAACgag GTGATTAGAGGAGTTGGAATTGGGAGGGTAAAAGTGTCAAAGGACAGTAAATATAAGGAGGGGGACATTGTTTTAGTGTTTGGAGATCTTCCTTTTGCTGAGTATTCTGTGATTTCCTCCACTAACATCTTTACAAAAATTGATGCTGCGAGTGATGGAATTTCATTACCGGATTATCTAAGCTGCCTAGGGGTACCTGGATTTGCAGCATGGGTGAGTATAGAGGTACTTGGGAAGGCAAAGGAAGGATCAAATGTGTTCATATCAGCGGCTTCAGGTGGCGTTGGAATGATTGCAGGTCAATTGGCTAAGCTCAGGGGTTGCAGGGTCATTGGAACCACTGGATCCGATGAAAAA GTGAAGCTAATGAAAGAGGAATTTGGGTATGATGATGGATTCAACTACAATAAGGAAGCAGATTTTGATGCTGCTTTAAGCAA GTATTTTCCTGATGGTATTGATGTTTATGTGGATAATGTTGGTGGGAAGATGCTTGAAGCTGTTCTTAACCATGTCAACAAGCATGCAAGGATACCACTTTGTGGAATgatatctcaatataataag GTTTGGACTGAAAGAGATGGCGTTAGGAATCTTCTGAATATGGTAGGCAAGGAAGTGAGAATGGAAGGTTTTATGATTGGGTCGCATTTTAATCGCTTTGATGATTTTGCTaaggagatgaagaaatatataaaagagGGCAAGGTTAAGGCCaagcataaaataaacattggtATTGAGAGCGTTTTAGATAGCTTAAATTCCTTATTTACAAGCTCTAATGTTGGAAAAGTCATTATCCAATTTAATGCACAGTGA